The genomic DNA AGATAACTTCCTCGAGATCGAAGGCTACGAAGACCACGGTGTCGAGGTGCTCTTCTTCTGGGATGCCAAGGACCAGTTGATCGCCACATGCGTCAACGTCGCCTGTCCCGCTCAAGAAGTCGAAGGCCGCTCGGCCGTCAACGCCGACTTTTGGCACCCGGTTCGCAATACGCTGCGTGAGAAATACGGCGAGGATCTGCACGTCTTGGCATGGACCGGCGCCGCCGGCGACCAATCGCCTCACCTGATGTACAGCAAACCTGCCGAGGAACGGATGCGGAAACTGCGCGGGCTGACGCGTTTGGAAGAACTCTCGCGTCGGATCGTCGTCGCCTGGGAAGAAGCCTTGCAGGGGGCCAGCCAAGAGCGGCACAGCGACGTTCCTTTTGTCCACACCGTGAAGACGATCGAGTTGCCCGAGCGAATGGTCACGCATGAGGAATCGTTTGCGATCAAGGCCAAGGTCGCCGATCTTGCGACCGACCCGAAACAGAAACGTCGGATGCAGTGGCATCAGGCGGCCGTCGACCGCTTCGATCGCCAACAAGCGGGCGAACTGCAGCCCTACGAAATGGAGCTGCATGCGATTCGGTTGGGCGATATCGCGATCGCGACCAACGACTTCGAACTGTTCACCGACTTCGGGATCCAGATGAAGGCTCGCAGCCCCGCCCTGCAAACCTTTGTCATCCAACTGGCCGGCCCCGGAACCTACGTCCCCAGCGCGCGGGCAGCTCGCGGCGGTGGCTACAGCGCCATCGTGGAGAGCAACCTCGTTGGCCCCGAGGGAGGCCAGGCGCTCGCCGATCAAACGGTTGAGCAACTGAAGTCGCTGTGGTCCGACAAATAGCGTTTCGGACTTACTACAATGTCTTGAAAGCTCACCTTTGCCATCCCACCTTGAATCCGTTCTGGAGAACCATCAATGAATCACATCCCCGATCCGCAACGTCAGCCAGGCCCATCGCGTCGGAAGTTCCTGGCCGCATCCGCCGCGGCGACCAGCTGTCTCATGCTACCGGCTGATAACAACCTGCGAGCAGACACCGAAGGCGTCCGTTCGACCGATCATTTCTGGTATCGGCTGGCTCCCGAAGGGCCGTACATCGATTCGCAGCGCGACAACAAAGCGTTTGGCTTCGGTCTCGGAAAGGTCTACCTGTCGGAGGACAATGGCAAAACGTGGGCTCACGACGCGATCTTCCGCAACGCCGACAACATCACGTTCAGCGTCATCTTAAAGAACGGCAACATCCTGTTCGCCACAAGGACCAAGCTGTATCTGAGCACCGACAATCTGAAGACCTACAAACAGATCACGGTGAAAAACAGCGACGGCAGCGATTACCTTCCCCACACGCCGATCGATCCCGCCAATCCGGGCTGGTACTTCCATTCACTCGATGGCGTTCACACCTGGGATGTCGACGGATCGGAGATGCTCGTTTGGGGGAACTACTGTAACGTGATCGGCGGCGCTGTCCCGGTCAACATCTACTACTCGACCGATCAGGGCGAAACGGTCAAGCTCGCGTATTCGTTTGGGCAAAACCCGACCTTCCAACAAAAGGGCGGCGACAAGTCGGATTGGGTCGGCGATCCCAGTAACCCTGTGATCTGCCGACACGTCCATACCGTTGCCTACAATCCAGCGGAAAACGCGTTTTACGCCTGCACCGGCGACCACGACCGCGTGATCGATGGCAAGGCGCAGCAGGAGTGTCATTGGTTGCGAGGCACCTACGACGCGGCCAAAGACGCTTGGGATTGGAAGGTCTTAGTTTCCGTTAACTCCAACTCGCGATACAAGTCGGGGGGGATTAACTTCGTCGACGGCCAACTCTATTGGGCCTCTGATGCCAACGGAAACAACGGCACGATGCCACACGACCGCGGCATCTTCCGCTGCGATCCAGCCGACATCGCCGATCCCAGCAAACACACGATGTTGTTCAATCCGCACTATGAATCGGCGAACATGATCATCGAAGACGACGTGTTTCTGTCGGCGCACTACGGCCCCGCGTCTCCGTTCAACACCGGCTTCATCATTTCGACCGACAGAGGGAAGACTTGGGCGGAATACGACTTGCCTCAATTTGGCAAGCGTTCACCGTTGAGGTTCCACAAGAAGAATAGCGACGGATGGTTCCGCGTCGATCTGCGAAAGGGCTGGATCGAACGGGGCGAAGTCCTGTTTATCAAGCCGAAGCCGTAGCGACGACCGCCGCAAAGCGAGAGCCCGCGGCGATCAATCCGTCAGCGGCGAGAAACGTTTCTCGCCGCATGGCGAAATCGCAAACTTACGCCAACGGTTCGAAGTCCGATTCTTGGAAGTCGGCGACTTCTTTCAGCCAGCGTTCTTGGACAAACTCGACGTGCGCCGGATGATCGCAGTAGGCAGCGAAGTGTTCGGCGGTCTCGAACCACATCGAGATCCCAAACCGATGCGGGTTCTTGGGGCTCGTCTGCCGGCGGATCTGAAAGTTGTGCACGTTGGGGATCGATGCGAGTTCCGCTGCCGCGGCGAGGAAGTCGCTCTCGGCGGCGGAGCCAGCGGGATGGGACAGTTGGAACGTGACGGTGTGTTCGATGGGAAGCTGGGTCATGGTGAGCGGACTGCCTGTGGAAGCGTGGCCTGGAACATAGTTGAGGTGTGTCGGCCGAGGATTTCCGGTGCCAGCCGAAGCGAGCAGACGCGGAGCACCAACAAGCCGATAGGTGAACGGAAGGGCTGGGGTATCCAGCGAGCCGCCGCGGAAGCAAAGCGAGTTCGCGCGGCGATTGTGTACACAGATTATCGGCTGCTTCACCGCACCGCAACGTTCGTGACGACGACCTCCGGGGCGAATCACTCTTTCAAACGGGAGTGTCATAAAAATTGGTAACCCGACGCGTCAGCGAGGAATTCGCGCGGCGCGTCGCTTACGTGTCGGGTTACCAATAATGTCTAAGCTCAAGCAGTGATTTGCCCCGCCCCCACTTCTTCCCATTGACTCCGCCGCTACCGGCGGATATCCTAAATCGCAGATTGACGATTAAAGGGAGTACATGGCCAAAAAATCAAGTGTTAAACAAGGATGCGATTCGACGCCGGTAAAGCTGGCTGCGGATGCGTCGGCGACCGATTTTGCGAAGCTCGCGTGGGCGATCGCTCATCCGGCTCGCGTTCAAATCGTTCGCTTGTTGATCGGCCGCAAGGCGTGTGTTTGCGGCGACATCGTCGCGCAACTGCCGCTGGCCCAATCGACGGTCTCCCAACATCTGAAGATCTTGAAAGAGTCGGGGTTGATCCAAGGTGAAGTCGACGGGCCCAAGGTCTGTTACTGCATCAACGCCGACCGCCTGGCGCGACTGAAAGAATTGGTTGCCGGATTGTAAGTCCGGTTTTTATTTCGCGGCGATTATCGTACAGCGGCGATAAACGATATTCCGATAGACAAACGTAGAGTTCCAGTTTTCACTTTCCCCGAGGAGCATGAGATGACGACCGTGACGATTTATGACAAGGCGATGTGTTGTTCGACGGGAGTTTGCGGACCGCAGGTCGATCCCGTCCTGCCTCGCTTTGCCGCCGACCTGGACTGGTTGGCCAGCCAGGGACACGAGGTCAAGCGTTTCAACCTGTCGCAAAACCCGACCGAATTTGTCGCCAACCCGATGGTTCAAAAAATGCTTGCCGAAGCGGGCGTCGAATGCTTGCCATTGGTGATCGTCGACCAACAGATCGTCAGCCGCGGTGAATACCCATCGCGCGACAACCTGGCGATGTGGACCGGCACGCCGCTGAAACGCCCCACGTCGCTGCCGATGACCGGCGGCGGTGGGTGTTGCGGCGATACGGGTTGTTGTTAGTTCACCGATTGTAGTTCAGATTCCCCCGAGGAGCGGTCATGGATCATTTGCAAAACGCGACGCGAAATTTGTTCTTTACTGGAAAAGGTGGCGTCGGCAAGACGTCGCTCGCTTCGGCGACAGCTGTCCAATTGGCCGAAAGCGGCCAACGGGTGCTGTTGGTTTCGACCGATCCGGCGTCGAATCTCGACGAGGTGGTGGGGACGGCGCTCGGCAACGAACCGACAGCCATCCCCGACGTCGCGAATCTGTACGGCATGAACATCGATCCCGAAGCCGCGGCCAACGCCTATCGCGAGCGGATGGTCGGTCCCTACCGAGGCGTGTTGCCCGATGCGGCGGTCAAGAGCATGGAGGAACAGTTCTCCGGATCCTGCACCGTCGAGATCGCAGCGTTTGATGAGTTCTCCAAACTGTTGGGCGATCCTTCGGCGACGGCGGAGTTCGATCATGTGATCTTCGACACCGCACCAACCGGGCACACCTTGCGTCTGCTGACTCTCCCGTCGGCCTGGTCGGGCTTCATGGAATCGAGCGTCTCGGGGACCTCGTGCCTGGGCCCGCTGGCTGGATTGCAAGCTCAACAAGCGATCTACAAACGGACGGTCGCCGCGCTCAGCGACGCCACCGCGACGACGTTGGTGCTGGTGACACGTCCCGAAGCATCGGCGTTCAATGAAGCCGCCCGCACGAGCGTCGAACTGCGCAAGTTGGGCGTCTCGAACCAGCACCTGATCATCAACGGCCTGTTCCAATGCGAAGACCAATCGGGCAGCGATCCGATCGCGACGGCATTGCAGCGTCGCGGCGAAGCTGCCATCGCAGCGATGCCCGATACCGCAAAAGAACTGCCGCGAAGCATCGTGCCCTGGTCGTGGGCGGGGCTGATGGGAATCGAAGCGCTCCGCAATGTCGGCCGGCCAGCCGAGGCGGAAGCCGCGGCCGATGAAAGCCCCGCGCCGATCGAGAGCTTCCCAGATGGGCTCGAATCGCTGTTGGACGACTTGGCCGCGCCCGGGCATGGCGTGATTTTGGCGATGGGCAAAGGGGGCGTTGGCAAAACGACAGTCGCATCGGCGGTCGCTGTCGCATTGGCTCAGCGCGGATTGCAAGTTCACCTGTCGACGACCGATCCGGCAGCTCATGTGACGGCGATGCTGGCCGCGGACCAATTGCCCGGGCTGAGCGTCGGCCGCATCGATCCCGTGCAAGAGACGGAGGACTATCGAGCCGAGGTGCTTCAAACCGCCGGAGCCGACCTCGACGCCGCCGGACTCGCGTTGCTGGAAGAGGATCTGCGATCGCCCTGCACCGAGGAGGTCGCCGTCTTCCGTGCGTTCGCCAAAGCTGTCGCCGAAGGGACCGACCGATTTGTCGTTTTGGATACCGCACCGACCGGGCACACAGTGCTGCTGCTGGATGCCGCGATGGCCTATCATCGCGAGGTCACTCGGCAGACCAACCAGATGCCCGAATCGGTTGAGAACCTGTTGCCGCGGCTGCGCGATCCCGACTTCACCCGCGTGCTGTTGGTCACCTTGCCCGAAGCGACGCCGGTCCACGAAGCGGCAGGCCTGCAAGCCGACCTCCGCCGCGCCGAGATCGAACCGTTCGCTTGGGTCGTCAACCAGAGCCTGCTGCCGTTAGCGGTTAGCGACAGTTCGCTGCGGCGGCGCCAGCACCTGGAACTGCGGTATGTCGAAGAGGTGCAAAACGAACTCAGCCAACGGATCGCCTTGATCCCATGGCAAATCGATCCGCCCACCGGCGTCGAAGGACTCAGCCAGTTGACCGCCGAGAACCACAACCCGTCCCATCAACCCACATCAAATTAAGGCTTTTGAAGATGACAACGACAGCAAAAAAGAAGATCCTGTTTTTGTGCACGGGCAATTCATGCCGCAGCCAGATGGCCGAAGGCTGGGCGCGTCACTTTCATTCCGATCGCTTAGAGGTTCACTCCGCGGGAATCGAAGCCCACGGGCTGAACCCCAACGCGGTGGCGGTGATGCAGGAAGCGGGAGTCGACATTTCCAACCAGTCGTCGAAACTTGTCGACACGCTGGCCGAAGTGCCCCTGGACTTGGTGATCACCGTCTGCGGTCACGCCGACGAAAACTGCCCCGTCTTTTCGTCGCAGACGCAAACCGTGCACGTAGGTTTCGACGATCCGCCGAAGCTGGCTCGCGATGCCGCCACGCCGGAAGAGGCGATGGATCACTTCCGCCGGGTTCGCGATGAGATCCGCGACTTTGCTCGGGATCGTCTCCTCAAACTGGTCGGCTAACCGTACCTTTGCGGCGCCGCAAGCGGCGCATCGAGGGAATCTAGACGAGTAATCTGGCCAAGGTCGCGATGCGGGTTAGAATGGACGCAGATACACCGGTTTGACGCCGTCTCCTATTTCTCGCTGATCAGATTCGACTCTATGGCCATTCGTCTCAAGTGCAAGTGTGGTAAAGACTTAAGCCTCAAGGATGAGTTGGCGGGCAAGTCGATTCGCTGCCCGGGTTGCAAGGAAGTCCTGAAGGTTCCCAGCGGCAACGCCCCGCCGAGTCGGCCCGCTGCTGCCGCCCCGTCGCAACCAACTTCGTTCCCCGCCGCGGCGGCCGCTGCACCAGCATCCGGTGGTGTCGGTTCGTTGTTTGACGACGAAGGGATCGGTCAATTGACTGGCCCGGTCTGTATGGCTTGTGCAAAAGAAATGCGTCCGGGGACCTTGATCTGCATGAACTGCGGATACAACACGCAGACCGGCGAACGGGTGCAAGGCTTCACCGAATCGCAGGTAGCGGCATCGGAGTTTGGGCACGCCGCGTTGGATGAAGCGGCGGCGCACATGCGTCGCGATGCGAAGGTACAACAACAGATCAGCGGGACCGGGATGCCGGTCTGGATGCTGGCCACGATCCTAATGTGCTTGGGCGGATTGGCTGTGATGGGCGTCTTCGTCAGCAACGCGATCGCAGCCGAAGAAGGAGCCAACAGCGGGTCGCCCGTTCCGCGAGGGATGCTGTTGGTGATCCTGTTGTTCCTGCAGGCTTGCAGCATGTATTTCTGGATCAAGATCATGATCCACGGCTTCAAAGAATCCGCACTGCACGGCTTTCTATCGCTGTTCATCGGATTGTACGCATTGATCTATGCGTTCCGGCGGCCGGAGATTCGAACCTATGGTTGGTCGCTGCTGACGATCTCGATCATCTATTCGATTGTCTTCTTTGGCGGCTTCGCTCTGCTCGGCCTGCTAGGGCTTGGTTAATCGGTCGATTCGCTGCAAACGCTATCTTTTCTCCGACGCTCAGGGTCGGCGGTTTGAATGGTCGAAGGAGACCGAAGGCTTTCCAGAGTCGCTGGTTCCTTCCTCCTTCCCTCGGGCTGTAGATCGATGTTTGTTAACGCGCCGGTACATTGGCATGAAGGAATGTTTCTGAGACCTCAGCACTTCCAGATCTCCGAACGAAACATTCACGACCAAATCCGCGACAACGTCCAATGGAACCGCCACTTCAGTTGGGGCCTGCGGCGTTTTCGACTCGACCCGACAGCGCTCGCCAACAACCGGATCGTCGTGTCGGAACTGGCGCTGCGGATGCGCGACGGCACGCTTGTCGCATATCCCGAATCGGGCAGCCTCCCCGAACTCGATCTGCGACAGGCGATGTTGGGCAAACAAACGCTGACTCTATTTGCAGCGATTCCGAAGCTGGAAGCTGCCGCGGCTGCGGCCACGCGCTACCGCGTCGAATCGCTCGATCTGGAGGATGCTAATTCGGGCCAGAATCCACGCCCGATCCAGCTGCGCCGGTTAAACGTTCGGTTGTTATCCGATGCCGACGATCACGCCGGTTACGCCACGATGCCGTTGCTGCGGGTCCGCCGCGCCGATCACGCCGAGGGAGCTCCCGAGCTGGACCGGACGTTCATCCCGCCGCTGTTGGCCGTCGATGCCTGGGCGACGCTGGAGCAAGAGATCGTGCGGCCGGTGTTCGATCGGATCGGCAAAAAGCTGGATTTGGTCTCCAACCAAGTCGTCTCGCGAGGGATCACCTTCGATTCGACTTCGCAAGGCGATCGGATGATCCTGGAACAGATGCGGGTGATGAACGAAGCGTATGCCGAACTGAGCGTGCAGGCCTTCACACCGGGCATCCATCCGTTGGAGATCTTCCATCAGCTGTTGAGCTTTGTCGGCCGGATGGCTGTCTTCACCGCGGGTCGCCGCGTCCCCGATCTGCCGAAGTACGACCACGACGATCTGGGCAGCTGTTTCTGGACGGCGCGGCGGTTGGTCGATAGCGTCTTGGACGCGGTGATCGAAGCCGAATACAGCGAGCGAGCTTTTGTGGGAGCGGGCCAACGGGTGCAGGTCGCGCTCGAACCGGCTTGGTTGGAACCGGGCCAACGTCTGTTTGTCGCCGTCGCATCGACGCTGCCGACCGAACAGACTCGCGGTCTGGTCGAGAAGCGGTTGGACATGAAGATCGGTGCCGGAAGCACTGTCGACGAACTGTATCGACTGGGGCGAGCCGGGCTGCAGTTCAGCTATCGCGCCGATCCGCCGCGGTGTCTGCCGATGCGACCGGGGCGAGTTTTCTTCAGCGTCGATCCCAAGGCGTCGGCCGACCAATGGGCCGCCGTCGAACGTGGGCTCTCGCTGGCGGTTCGCTTCAACGAGAACCTGATCGCTGGCGACGTGCAAAACCGCCGCGCGATCGATGTCGTGATCGATGGCCGCCCGGTGACGTTGGAATTTGTGCTGTACGTCGTCCCACCATCGGCGGTTTAAACACCGCCGCCAACCGTTCGTTTAGAAACGGTTACCAAAACCCGATCGCTCGTCCACAAGACCGCACCGGTCGCGCCGATTGCGCCGACCGCTAGCATTTGATTGTGGTTTCGATTCCAGCGCGCCGATAAGTCCCGATGGACAAACAGACGAGGCTCAGGGATCCGAGCTTCCGAGGTTTTGGTATCGCCGCGCGACATGAGGTCGCCAGCTGCCACACGGAGGAACAAGAGATATGGCCCAGCCTGCCGCCGATGCCGAGGCTCCGCGGAGTATTCGTCGCGATGTCGCTGCGATCGCTCTCGCTGCGCTAACGACGATTCTGGCTGTCTCTCTATTCACGTTCGATCCAGCCGATCCGGTCGAGCCGCCTGTCTGGCCGCTCAGCTCGCTCTACTCCCCCGACACGCTGGTCTTTCCCGAAAACGGACGGATCACCAACGCCTGCGGCTACTGGGGTGCGATCCTCGCCGGTTCGCTGCTGACCGGCGCTGGCGTCGGCGCCTGCCTAGTCGTTTCGGTCCTTGGCGGAATCGCGGTCAGCGTCCTCTGGAAAGGTGGCGTTTCGGCGCCGGTGATGCGTTCGCTCGGCTGGACCCTGGTCCTGCTGTCGCTCACGACCGGGGCGTCGCTGTCGGAATTGGACCTCGCCAATATGCCGATCGTTGGCGCCGGCGGCTATCTTGGGGCGATGACCAGCACGTGGTTGCGGATGCACTTCGCATCGGCGGGCGCCTGGATTCTGACCTTCACCTGCCTGATGTTCGGGATGCTGATGGCAACCGATTACATCCTGGTTTATGCGACTAGCAAAGTTGCCAGCACCAGCGCCAAGACCTCGGTCGCTGGGCTGCGTCAAGTCGGGAAAATACTCCCCAAACGCGCCGTTCACGGGGGAGAACTGCAGAGCGATCTGGACGGTTCGGAATATCTCGAAGGCGACGACGCCGACGAACCGGAAGCCGAAGCCGCGTCGCAGCCGAGCGTTCGGATTCGCGGCCGCAAGCCCGAGCAGTTGACGGCGGCTGCCGAAGCCGAGCCGGCGGAGGAAGCGAGCCCCGAGGTCGAAGCCGAAGTGACCGAGGCGGAACCCGAAGAGGTGGAAGTCGAAGCGGAGGAAGCGGCCGAGACACGCGAGATCGTTGTCGAAGACGAGAAGCTGACGGTGCGTCTGGATCCGCCTCACGAGGAGACTCCCGAGCTGAAGGTCAAGACGAAGCAGAATCGCAAACCCAAAACCGAGTCGTTGGACGAATCGATGCGGGAGCAGATGCCCGAAGGGGCCGACGATTACCTGTTGCCAGCGGTGACCTTGTTGGACGAATCGGACGACATTTGTTACGACGACCAACTTGTCGAAGTCCGTCGCAAGGCCCGCCTGTTGGAGCAAGCCTTTGCCGACTTCAACCTGAACGTTCGCGTCAAGGAGATCGAAACCGGTCCGGTGATCGCGCAATACGAAGTCGAACTCGAGAAGGGTCTGCGACTGAACAAGATCACCGGCTTGGCCGACGATCTGGCGATCGCGTTGCGTGTCCCCACGGTCCGGATCGTGGCACCGATCCCGGGCAAAAACACTGTCGGTGTCGAGGTTCCCAACGATACGCGGCAGACGGTTCGGTTGCGTGAAGTGATCGAAGAGTGCAGTGGTTCGGCGAACAAGATGAACATCCCGGTCTTCTTGGGTAAAGACGTCTCGGGCAACCCGTTGACTGTCGATCTGGCCAAGATGCCTCACCTGTTGATCGCGGGCCGTACCGGTACGGGTAAAAGTGTTTGTTTGAACTCGATCATCACATCGATCCTGATGACTCGCCGTCCCGACGAGGTGCGGATGTTGATGATCGATCCGAAGATGGTCGAACTGTCGGGATATGGCCGCTTGCCGCACCTGATGCACCCTGTTGTGACCGACATGAAAAAGGCCGAAGCGATCCTCGCCTGGGCTGTCGACAAGATGGAGGAACGGTATTCGTTGCTGGCCAAGGTCGGCGTCCGGCATATCAACGGATACAACCAATTGGGCCGCGAGGAATTGGAGCGACGGTTCCAGCCCGAGAACGAAGAAGAGGCAGCGAACATCCCCGATCACCTGCCGTTTATCGTGATCGTCGCGGACGAAATGGCCGACCTGATGATGACCAGCGGAAAAGATGCCGAAACGCACATCATTCGACTGGCTCAGAAAAGCCGTGCTGTCGGTATCCACTTGATCCTCGCGACGCAAAAGCCGACCGTCGACGTGATCACCGGTCTGATCAAGAGTAACCTGCCGGCAAGGCTCTCGTTCCAGGTGGCTAGCAGCAGCGATAGCCGCGTTGTTCTCGATGCAAACGGTGCCGACAAACTGCTGGGCAACGGCGATATGTTGTTCCTGTGGCCCGGTACCAGCACGATGATCCGCGGTCAGGGAACCTACCTAAGCGATGAAGAGATCGATCGTGTCGTCGACCAGTGCAGCATGACCGAGCAGAATTTTGTCGGCGAGTTGATGAACCTGAAGGTCAAAGACGAAGAGGGAGCCGCTGGCGGCGACGAACCGACCGCCGCGCTGCGACGCCGCGACGATCTGTACGAGAGTGCGATCGAGGTCGTGCTCAACGAGGGGCGTGGCAGCCTGTCGCTGCTGCAACGGGCCCTGGGAATCGGTTACGGCCGTGCCGCTCGGATGATCGACTTCATGGCCGAAGACGGAATCGTTGGCCAATACAACGGGGCTCAAGCTCGCGAAGTCATCATCACCGCGTCCCAATGGGAAGCGATGAAAAACGGAAATGCGGAAGCGGCGGAGCCGAGCAAACCGGCGAAACGCAAATCCAAACCGGCGCCGGCCGTTGTCGAACAGGACGACTGGGACGAGGAGGAGGATGTCGATGCCGAGTCGATGGAATATGAAGAGGAAGTCGAAGAGAGCTGGGACGGTTAACGAGGGGCCTCGCGAGGCGTCGGTTCCATCCGCTCTCTAGCTCTGGCACAACCGGGTGAAGATCTCGCGATGCAGACGTTGGTGTTGCTCGCACTGAGCGATCAACGATTCCGAATCGCCAAATCCCAGCAGATAGACCAACTTGCCCAGCATGTCCTCATCGGTCGGCAGATCGTGTCGTTGGGGCGTGTTCAACAGCCGCAGCGCCGATTCGACGCGCCGCAAGAACGCGTAACCATCCTCCAATTGATTGGCGGTTTCGCCATCCAAGATCGCCGCCCGTCGCAAGGCTTCGATCGCGCCAAGCGTCCCCGGCACAAGCACCTCGGGATGCGCCTTGGCATGTTGCAGCTGCAACATCTGGACGACAAGCTCGACATCCATCGTGCCGCCGGCGGAGCGTTTCAGATTCTTCTGCGACGCCCCCTGCTGGTTCGACTGGCGAAGTTCCCAAACCTGTTGTCGCAGGTCGGCGATCGCGCTCGATTGGTTTACGACTTCGCGAATCGATTGCATGGCAAGGTCCTGCGCCGCCGCAGAACCATGGATCGGCCGCGCCTTGCACAGCGACAACCGCTCCCAGAGAGTTCCCGATCCACCGTCGAAGTAGTGGACCAATTGGGCAAACGGAACCGCCAAGATGCTGCTGCCGCCGCTGGGTCGCAGTTTCGTATCGACGTGGTACAGGCGGCCCTGCGGCGAAACCGCGTTCGCCAATTGCGTAGCTCGCTGGCACAACTGGTTGAAGAAGTGGTTGTTGGTTGTCCCTTCGCTGCGTCCGCCCCGCCGCGGTTTGGTGTGCCCTTCGCTTTCGTATAAAAACATCAGGTCCAAATCGCTGTGGTAGTTCGGCTCGCGGCCTCCCAATTTCCCCACCGCCAGAATCACCAACTCGCAAGGCCGGCCATCGCGAGTTTGCGGGTCGCCGAAACGCTGAGCAAGGATCTCGTATTGTTCACCAACGATCCGCTGGATGCAGATCTCGGCGCAATCGGCCAACGTTTGGTGCGTCGATTGGATATCGTCTTTTCCCAACACGTCGCGGACACCGACGCGAAGGTGGACCGAATTGCG from Rosistilla oblonga includes the following:
- a CDS encoding Dabb family protein, which translates into the protein MTQLPIEHTVTFQLSHPAGSAAESDFLAAAAELASIPNVHNFQIRRQTSPKNPHRFGISMWFETAEHFAAYCDHPAHVEFVQERWLKEVADFQESDFEPLA
- a CDS encoding ArsR/SmtB family transcription factor, with translation MAKKSSVKQGCDSTPVKLAADASATDFAKLAWAIAHPARVQIVRLLIGRKACVCGDIVAQLPLAQSTVSQHLKILKESGLIQGEVDGPKVCYCINADRLARLKELVAGL
- the arsD gene encoding arsenite efflux transporter metallochaperone ArsD, whose product is MTTVTIYDKAMCCSTGVCGPQVDPVLPRFAADLDWLASQGHEVKRFNLSQNPTEFVANPMVQKMLAEAGVECLPLVIVDQQIVSRGEYPSRDNLAMWTGTPLKRPTSLPMTGGGGCCGDTGCC
- the arsA gene encoding arsenical pump-driving ATPase; the protein is MDHLQNATRNLFFTGKGGVGKTSLASATAVQLAESGQRVLLVSTDPASNLDEVVGTALGNEPTAIPDVANLYGMNIDPEAAANAYRERMVGPYRGVLPDAAVKSMEEQFSGSCTVEIAAFDEFSKLLGDPSATAEFDHVIFDTAPTGHTLRLLTLPSAWSGFMESSVSGTSCLGPLAGLQAQQAIYKRTVAALSDATATTLVLVTRPEASAFNEAARTSVELRKLGVSNQHLIINGLFQCEDQSGSDPIATALQRRGEAAIAAMPDTAKELPRSIVPWSWAGLMGIEALRNVGRPAEAEAAADESPAPIESFPDGLESLLDDLAAPGHGVILAMGKGGVGKTTVASAVAVALAQRGLQVHLSTTDPAAHVTAMLAADQLPGLSVGRIDPVQETEDYRAEVLQTAGADLDAAGLALLEEDLRSPCTEEVAVFRAFAKAVAEGTDRFVVLDTAPTGHTVLLLDAAMAYHREVTRQTNQMPESVENLLPRLRDPDFTRVLLVTLPEATPVHEAAGLQADLRRAEIEPFAWVVNQSLLPLAVSDSSLRRRQHLELRYVEEVQNELSQRIALIPWQIDPPTGVEGLSQLTAENHNPSHQPTSN
- a CDS encoding arsenate reductase ArsC, whose amino-acid sequence is MTTTAKKKILFLCTGNSCRSQMAEGWARHFHSDRLEVHSAGIEAHGLNPNAVAVMQEAGVDISNQSSKLVDTLAEVPLDLVITVCGHADENCPVFSSQTQTVHVGFDDPPKLARDAATPEEAMDHFRRVRDEIRDFARDRLLKLVG
- the tssK gene encoding type VI secretion system baseplate subunit TssK, which encodes MFVNAPVHWHEGMFLRPQHFQISERNIHDQIRDNVQWNRHFSWGLRRFRLDPTALANNRIVVSELALRMRDGTLVAYPESGSLPELDLRQAMLGKQTLTLFAAIPKLEAAAAAATRYRVESLDLEDANSGQNPRPIQLRRLNVRLLSDADDHAGYATMPLLRVRRADHAEGAPELDRTFIPPLLAVDAWATLEQEIVRPVFDRIGKKLDLVSNQVVSRGITFDSTSQGDRMILEQMRVMNEAYAELSVQAFTPGIHPLEIFHQLLSFVGRMAVFTAGRRVPDLPKYDHDDLGSCFWTARRLVDSVLDAVIEAEYSERAFVGAGQRVQVALEPAWLEPGQRLFVAVASTLPTEQTRGLVEKRLDMKIGAGSTVDELYRLGRAGLQFSYRADPPRCLPMRPGRVFFSVDPKASADQWAAVERGLSLAVRFNENLIAGDVQNRRAIDVVIDGRPVTLEFVLYVVPPSAV
- a CDS encoding FtsK/SpoIIIE family DNA translocase, whose product is MAQPAADAEAPRSIRRDVAAIALAALTTILAVSLFTFDPADPVEPPVWPLSSLYSPDTLVFPENGRITNACGYWGAILAGSLLTGAGVGACLVVSVLGGIAVSVLWKGGVSAPVMRSLGWTLVLLSLTTGASLSELDLANMPIVGAGGYLGAMTSTWLRMHFASAGAWILTFTCLMFGMLMATDYILVYATSKVASTSAKTSVAGLRQVGKILPKRAVHGGELQSDLDGSEYLEGDDADEPEAEAASQPSVRIRGRKPEQLTAAAEAEPAEEASPEVEAEVTEAEPEEVEVEAEEAAETREIVVEDEKLTVRLDPPHEETPELKVKTKQNRKPKTESLDESMREQMPEGADDYLLPAVTLLDESDDICYDDQLVEVRRKARLLEQAFADFNLNVRVKEIETGPVIAQYEVELEKGLRLNKITGLADDLAIALRVPTVRIVAPIPGKNTVGVEVPNDTRQTVRLREVIEECSGSANKMNIPVFLGKDVSGNPLTVDLAKMPHLLIAGRTGTGKSVCLNSIITSILMTRRPDEVRMLMIDPKMVELSGYGRLPHLMHPVVTDMKKAEAILAWAVDKMEERYSLLAKVGVRHINGYNQLGREELERRFQPENEEEAANIPDHLPFIVIVADEMADLMMTSGKDAETHIIRLAQKSRAVGIHLILATQKPTVDVITGLIKSNLPARLSFQVASSSDSRVVLDANGADKLLGNGDMLFLWPGTSTMIRGQGTYLSDEEIDRVVDQCSMTEQNFVGELMNLKVKDEEGAAGGDEPTAALRRRDDLYESAIEVVLNEGRGSLSLLQRALGIGYGRAARMIDFMAEDGIVGQYNGAQAREVIITASQWEAMKNGNAEAAEPSKPAKRKSKPAPAVVEQDDWDEEEDVDAESMEYEEEVEESWDG